The following proteins come from a genomic window of Micromonas commoda chromosome 2, complete sequence:
- a CDS encoding predicted protein, which yields TRYMRQLPKLELHAHLNGCVRDSTLLDRAEATAADVRALLAKPDGKGRPLQRCFDLFAAIHDLCTDHESLRRIAAEATMDFARDGVVYLELRTTPKCVPRRNVTKASYCAAGETCSSSNSSSNASSFESFAICARLILSVDRRETPEEAVKTVKLAAFLRDVGLDVCGVDLSGNPALGHWKSFEPALRLARHLKLPVTLHCGEIHGTGAEEAAMIAFAPERFGHCVQTSRDPERWLALRRSEIPIEICVSSNVVTDSVPHDENCDGGWVSRARRHHVGQVHAVGHPSIVCTDDPGVFETTLSREYALCAVAFDLSDDDVRELVTASVRHAFM from the exons ACGCGTTACATGCGCCAGCTCCCAAAGCTCGAGCTCCACGCGCACCTCAACGGGTGCGTTCGGGATTCCACCCTGctcgaccgcgcggaggcg acggcggcggacgtgcGCGCGTTGCTCGCCAAGCCCGACGGCAAGGGACGGCCGCTCCAGCGATGCTTCGACCTCTTTGCCGCCATCCACGACCTCTGCACCGACCACGAGTCCCTGCGcaggatcgccgcggaggcgacgatgGACTTCGCGAGGGACGGCGTGGTGTACCTGGAGCTGCGAACCACGCCCAAGTGCGTCCCGCGCAGGAACGTGACCAAGGCTTCGtactgcgccgcg GGGGAAACGTGCTCGTCGTCCAATTCGTCGTCCAACGCATCGTCGTTTGAATCGTTCGCCATCTGCGCCAGGCTCATACTGAGCGTCGACCGGCGGGAGacgccggaggaggctgtCAAGACggtgaagctcgcggcgtttcTGAGGGACGTGGGTTTAGATGTGTGCGGCGTCGACCTCTCCGGAAACCCCGCACTGGGGCACTGGAAGTCGTTCGAACCCGCGCTGCGCCTGGCGCGCCACCTGAAGCTTCCGGTGACGCTGCACTGCGGGGAGATCcacgggacgggcgcggaggaggcggcgatgatcgcgttcgcgcccgagCGGTTCGGGCATTGCGTGCAAACGTCTCGCGACCCCGAGCGTTGGCTCGCGCTTCGCCGATCGGAGATTCCCATCGAGATTTGCGTCTCCAGCAACGTCGTCACCGACAGCGTCCCGCACGACGAAAATTGCGACGGCGGGTGGGTGAGCCGAGCCCGAAGGCACCACGTCGGGCAAGTGCACGCCGTCGGCCATCCTTCAATCGTATGCACCGACGATCCCGGAGTCTTCGAGACGACGCTCTCGCGCGAGTACGCCCTGTGCGCCGTGGCGTTCGAcctgagcgacgacgacgtgaggGAGCTGGTGACCGCCTCGGTGCGGCACGCGTTCATGa
- a CDS encoding predicted protein produces MSTSTVKICVVGPQEGGKTLLCKLLAEQLPADRGYHPTKGLRIQEVERTGPGGIAVNVQLRDCSGDFEAYSQCFPAMALDMDGLIVVYDPDEEGKEPELERWHEAFSTVGDARLDPSQCLVLGIHRGRGGEGAPPKFPISGKLTKLPNAVVEVSGDDVVGSARRVGVEVDRCVQHAVTRKREAEENRLLG; encoded by the coding sequence ATGTCCACGAGCACGGTGAAGATATGCGTGGTTGGACCGCAGGAGGGCGGCAAGACCCTTCTGTgcaagctcctcgccgagcagctcCCGGCCGACCGCGGGTATCACCCCACGAAAGGCTTGCGCATCCAGGAGGTTGAGCGCACCGGTCCGGGCGGCATCGCGGTCAACGTGCAGCTCCGCGACTGCTCCGGCGACTTCGAGGCCTACTCGCAGTGCTTcccggcgatggcgctggACATGGACGGGCTCATCGTGGTGTACGATCCGGACGAGGAGGGGAAGgagcccgagctcgagcgatGGCACGAAGCCTTCTCCACCGTCGGGGATGCGCGGTTGGACCCGAGCCAGTGCCTGGTGTTGGGCAtccaccgcggtcgcggcggcgagggcgcgccgcccaagTTTCCAATCTCCGGGAAGCTCACGAAGCTGCCCAACGCGGTGGTCGAGGTGagcggtgacgacgtcgtcgggagcgcgcggagggtcggcgtcgaggtggacAGGTGCGTGCAacacgcggtgacgcgcaagcgcgaggcggaggagaaccGGCTGTTGGGATGA
- the GBSSI gene encoding glycosyltransferase family 5 protein (candidate glycogen synthase) → MKIVFVSTEVAPWSKTGGLGDVVGSLPVELAKRGHKVMTIAPRYDQYKGAWDTSVRVDALGHNVGYFHEHKKGVDRVFVDHPLFLAKVWGKTGSKLYGKTNGADYADNQERFAMFCQAALQAPMVLPFGYGEDVCFVANDWHSGLVPVMIKKVFQPQGKYLNARCAFTVHNIAFQGRFWPAKMGDYGLPESASNDFFFEDAQGKMYDERNPKKDGQKFRKDNWMKAAFINSDRNITVSMNYAKEISGSASKGVELNTIINATGGIEGIVNGMDPTEWNPATDKFLDITYDKNTVVMGKAAAKQALQAEVGLPLDPSAPVFGYIGRLEEQKGCDIMMEAVPKLLKQCPNAQVVILGTGKKSMEKTLEKLDKMSPRMAGVVRFSNPIAHFITAGADFLMVPSRFEPCGLIQLHAMQYGTVPIVASTGGLVDTVKEGVTGFHMGAMDPDGLKPDDVEAMVDTCAAAAATYGTPTYNKMSSTCIGQDLSWRKPAAKWEAVLEEMMYNSGYGKKQMVVTPKEDLEGAKTTAAR, encoded by the exons ATGAAGATCGTCTTCGTCTCCACCGAGGTGGCCCCCTGGTCCAAGACCGgaggcctcggcgacgtcgtcggctcccttcccgtcgagctcgccaagcgcGGCCACAAGGTCATGACCATCGCGCCCCGCTACGACCAGTACAAGGGCGCCTGGGATAcctccgtccgcgtcgacgcgctcggccaCAACGTCGGCTACTTCCACGAGCACAAGAagggcgtcgaccgcgtctTCGTCGACCACCCCCTCTTCCTCGCCAAGGTTTGGGGCAAGACTGGCTCCAAGCTCTACGGCAAGACCAACGGCGCCGACTACGCCGACAACCAGGAGCGCTTCGCCATGTTCTGCCAGGCTGCGCTCCAGGCGCCCATGGTGCTTCCCTTCGGctacggcgaggacgtgtGCTTCGTCGCCAACGACTGGCACTCCGGCCTCGTGCCCGTCATGATCAAGAAGGTCTTCCAGCCCCAGG GCAAGTACCTCAACGCCAGGTGCGCCTTCACCGTGCACAACATCGCCTTCCAGGGCCGCTTCTGGCCCGCCAAGATGGGCGACTACGGCCTCCCCGAGTCCGCCTCCAACGACTTCTTCTTTGAGGATGCGCAGGGCAAGATGTACGACGAGCGCAACCCCAAGAAGGATGGCCAG AAGTTCCGCAAGGACAACTGGATGAAGGCTGCCTTCATCAACTCCGATCGCAACATCACCGTGTCCATGAACTACGCCAAGGAGATCTCGGGCTCCGCGTCCAAGGGTGTCGAGCTCAACACCATCATCaacgccaccggcggcatCGAGGGCATCGTCAACGGCATGGACCCCACCGAGTGGAACCCCGCCACCGACAAGTTCCTCGACATCACCTACGACAAGAACACCGTCGTCATGGgcaaggctgccgccaagCAGGCGCTCCAGGCTGAGGTTGGCCTCCCCCTCGACCCCTCCGCCCCCGTCTTCGGCTACATCGGCCGTCTTGAGGAGCAGAAGGGCTGCGACATCATGATGGAGGCTGTCCCCAAGCTCCTCAAGCAGTGCCCCAACGCCCAGGTCGTGATCCTCGGTACCGGCAAGAAGTCCATGGAGAAGACCCTCGAGAAGCTCGACAAGATGTCCCCCCGCATGGCTGGCGTCGTCCGCTTCTCCAACCCCATTGCGCACTTCATcaccgcgggtgccgacttcCTCATGGTCCCCTCCCGCTTCGAGCCCTGCGGCCTCATCCAGCTCCACGCCATGCAGTACGGCACCGTCCCCATCGTCGCCTCCACCGGTGGCCTCGTCGACACCGTCAAGGAGGGCGTGACCGGCTTCCACATGGGCGCCATGGACCCCGACGGTCTCaagcccgacgacgtcgaggccatGGTTGacacctgcgccgccgccgccgccacctacGGCACCCCCACGTACAACAAGATGTCCTCCACGTGCATCGGTCAGGACCTGTCCTGGAggaagcccgcggcgaagtgGGAGGCTGTGCTCGAGGAGATGATGTACAACTCTGGCTACGGCAAGAAGCAGATGGTTGTCACTCCCAAGGAGGATCTCGAGGGTGCCaagaccaccgcggcgcgctaa
- a CDS encoding predicted protein, with product MSGTKRGELVPNVGDLGAALLPHAKRSKTDGDASAAVAVDPHAAAAGAAFFDEEVDKVEALLKSGTKIELEEAKNDIEAVLAAGGTRIPPAHAAAHGCLHDVVRPPGWAPDPNARVYDEKNPAKVYPFRLDTFQQKSVEVMEQGESVMVAAHTSAGKTVVAEYAIAMALRDGQRVVYTSPLKALSNQKFRELKDEFGDVGLMTGDTVINETASCLVMTTEVLRSMLYRGGEVMREVGWVIFDEIHYMRDFERGVVWEETVHFLPDAVRYVFLSATIPNAKEFAEWIVKTHSHPCHLVYTDYRPTPLEHYIFPKGGDGIYLSFDRDNKFRQDNFLKAINAIAPASDGGDGKGKGEEMKHLEVYKIVKMIADKNYDPCIVFTFDKKMIEEQAKALDRLDLNSDTEKSMIDAIFEASIAQLSPEDQNLPQVVKILPMVKRGIGFHHSGLLPVLKEVIEILFQEGLIKVLIATETMSTGLNMPCRSVVFTAPRKYDGAEFGYRWISSGEYVQMSGRAGRRGLDDRGLVVLMMDERMDPQIAKGMLHGRSDPLNSAFRLHYPMLLNLMRMEGGEECERLIKRSFKQFQTDRDIPKLELKCAQLAAARDAVVVPDEAKVEEYVNLRDTLSVLRGERRGWLNHPDNALQFLQVGRCVKHERDGAEYLVDVVLNIEEQPHDARRPRKGNLGRFRVRPMNWDGKAPLEGEEDEWTGASRDLEPRVVQVPLSQVDSLSSVRIYTPKELVSIESRMRVQRAMNEVVKRFPDGVPMLDPESDMKIDQDNFRKLKRRIEALEAMTTRHPLHGSPDLEDKVKLFARRRELGLRHKVAKRALKAAQGMIHKDDLRYMQRVLRRLNHTNEDGVVAMKGQVACEITSADALVTTELVFDGLFKELSLEMCVAVVAALTERVGTAGKDPKDIKMSEECKDAYERVRIAAQSVGKQMSECKVLDTSVNDFMNSFRPEMMELCREWAKGTKFETCMKVAPRGMYEGSVVRSIRRINEVLWQLKGAMAIIGDTGLRDKFEECQNLVKRDIVFADSLFL from the exons ATGTCGGGCACGAAGCGAGGTGAGCTCGTGCCGAACGTCGgagacctcggcgccgccctcctcccgcACGCGAAGCGGTCAAagaccgacggcgacgcgtccgccgccgtcgccgtcgacccccatgccgccgcggcgggcgccgctttcttcgacgaggaggtggacaAGGTCGAGGCGCTGCTCAAGTCTGGGACGAAGATcgagctggaggaggcgaagaacgACATCGaggccgtgctcgccgcgggggggacGCGCATAccccccgcgcacgccgcggcgcacggatgtctccacgacgtcgtccgcccgCCGGGTTGGGCGCCCGATCCCAACGCGCGCGTCTACGACGAGAAGAATCCCGCCAAGGTGTACCCCTTCCGACTGGACACGTTCCAGCAGAAATCGGTCGAGGTGATGGAGCAGGGCGAGAGCGTGATGGTCGCCGCGCACACTTCCGCGGGGAAGACCGTCGTGGCCGAGTACGCCATCGCGATGGCGCTTCGAGAcggccagcgcgtcgtctACACGTCCCCGCTCAAGGCGCTCTCCAACCAGAAGTTCAGGGAGCTCAAGGACGAGTTCGGCGACGTGGGCCTGATGACCGGCGACACCGTCATCAACGAGACCGCGTCGTGTCTCGTCATGACCACGGAGGTGCTTCGCTCGATGCTgtaccgcggcggcgaggtcatGCGCGAGGTTGGTTGGGTCATCTTCGACGAGATTCATTACATGCGAGAtttcgagcgcggcgtcgtctgGGAAGAGACGGTTCACTTCCTTCCGGACGCCGTGCGATACGTGTTCctctcggcgacgatcccCAACGCCAAGGAGTTCGCCGAGTGGATCGTCAAGACGCACAGCCACCCGTGCCATCTCGTGTACACGGACTATCGCCCGACGCCCCTCGAGCATTACATCTTCCccaagggcggcgacggcatctACCTGTCGTTCGACCGTGACAACAAGTTCAGGCAGGATAACTTCCTCAAGGCGATCAACGccatcgcccccgcgtcggacGG cggcgacggcaaggGTAAGGGGGAGGAGATGAAGCACCTCGAGGTTTACAAAATCGTGAAGATGATCGCGGACAAGAACTACGACCCGTGCATCGTGTTCACGTTCGACAAGAAGATGATCGAGGAGCAGGCGAAGGCGTTGGACCGATTGGACCTCAACAGCGACACGGAGAAGAGCATGATCGACGCCATATTCgaggcgtccatcgcgcagCTCTCGCCGGAGGACCAGAACTTGCCGCAGGTGGTGAAGATACTCCCCATGGTCAAGAGAGGAATCGGGTTTCACCACTCCGGTCTGCTGCCGGTGCTCAAGGAGGTGATCGAGATTCTGTTCCAGGAGGGGCTCATCAAGGTGCTCATTGCCACGGAGACGATGTCCACGGGGCTCAACATGCCGTGCAGGTCTGTGGTCttcacggcgccgcggaagTACGATGGAGCAGAGTTTGGATACCGATGGATATCTTCCGGGGAGTACGTTCAGATGtccggacgcgcgggacgacgcggcctggacgaccgcggcctcgtcgtgcTGATGATGGACGAACGCATGGACCCGCAGATCGCCAAGGGCATGCTCCACGGCAGGTCCGACCCTCTCAACTCGGCGTTTAGGCTGCACTATCCGATGCTGCTGAACCTGATGCGAATGGAGGGGGGCGAGGAATGCGAACGGCTCATCAAGCGGTCGTTCAAGCAATTCCAGACCGATCGGGACATTCCCAAGCTCGAGTTGAAGTGCGcccagctggcggcggcgcgggatgcgGTCGTCGTGCCCGACGAGGCGAAGGTTGAGGAATACGTTAACCTGCGCGACACGCTCTCCGtgctgcgcggcgaacgaaGGGGTTGGCTGAATCACCCCGATAACGCCCTCCAGTTCCTTCAGGTTGGCCGGTGCGTCAAG CACGagagggacggcgccgagtaCCTGGTCGACGTCGTGCTCAACATCGAGGAGCAgccgcacgacgcgaggcggccCCGCAAGGGAAACCTCGGGCGCTTCCGCGTGCGTCCGATGAACTGGGACGGTAAGGCGCCGTTGGAGGGGGAAGAGGACGAgtggacgggcgcgtcgagggaTCTGGAGCCGAGGGTGGTGCAGGTGCCGCTGTCCCAGGTGGATTCGCTGTCCTCCGTGCGCATATACACGCCCAAGGAGCTGGTGAGCATCGAGAGCAGGATGCGGGTGCAGCGGGCGATGAACGAGGTGGTCAAGCGGTTCCCCGACGGGGTTCCGATGCTCGATCCCGAGTCGGACATGAAGATTGACCAGGACAACTTTCGGAAACTCAAGCGAAGGATCGAGGCTCTCgaggcgatgacgacgcgacACCCTCTGCACGGCTCGCCGGACCTCGAGGACAAGGTCAAGCTCTTCGcgagacgccgcgagctgggCTTGCGTCATAAGGTGGCGAAGCGAGCCTTAAAGGCGGCGCAGGGCATGATTCACAAGGACGACCTGAGGTACATGCAGCGGGTGCTCAGGCGCCTAAATCACACaaacgaggacggcgtcgtcgccatgaAGGGTCAGGTGGCGTGCGAGATCAccagcgcggacgccttgGTGACCACCGAGCTGGTGTTCGACGGGTTGTTCAAGGAGTTGTCGTTGGAGAtgtgcgtcgccgtcgtcgcggccctCACCGAACGCGTGGGCACCGCCGGAAAGGACCCGAAGGATATAAAAATGTCCGAAGAGTGCAAAGACGCGTACGAGCGCgtgcgcatcgccgcgcaaTCCGTGGGGAAGCAGATGTCGGAGTGCAAGGTTCTCGACACGTCCGTGAACGACTTTATGAACTCGTTCAGGCCCGAGATGATGGAGCTGTGCAGGGAGTGGGCCAAGGGGACCAAGTTCGAGACGTGCATGAAGGTTGCGCCGCGGGGCATGTACGAGGGTTCGGTGGTGCGATCGATCCGGAGGATCAACGAGGTGCTGTGGCAGCTCaagggcgcgatggcgatcATCGGCGACACGGGTTTGCGGGACAAGTTCGAGGAGTGCCAGAATCTGGTCAAGCGCGACATAGTATTCGCCGACAGCCTCTTCCTCTAG
- a CDS encoding phosphoribosylglycinamide formyltransferase, which translates to MSTAPMTALSRPRASNRRPFDALSTRTKSARAARSRWVAARAAGDAKPKAKVAVFVSGGGSNLRALHAAMEDGRVNAEVAVVVSNIPSCGGVEWSRERGIPTLTYPPKKGEDGLTPDALVAQLRDAGVGYVLLAGYLRLIPPQLCRAYEDKMLNIHPALLPAFGGKGMHGHHVHEAVVASGVRFTGPTVHFVNEEFDKGKIVAQRHVRVAPSDTPDDVAANVLRLEHEVFSHVVSALVDGRIRFRDGDGVPVIVGEDGTEE; encoded by the exons atgtcgaccgcgccgatgacggcgctttcgcgcccccgcgcctccaACCGCCGCCCGTTCGATGCGctgtcgacgcggacgaagagcgcgcgcgccgcccgctcgcgatgggtcgccgcgcgcgccgcgggcgacgcgaagcccAAGGCTAAGGTGGCCGTGTTTGTCTCCGGCGGCGGTAGCAACCTGCGCGCGCTGCACGCCGCCATGGAGGACGGCCGCGTCaacgcggaggtggcggtggtggtgaGCAACATCCCAtcctgcggcggcgtcgagtgGAGCCGGGAACGGGGCATTCCCACCTTGACCTACCCGccgaagaagggcgagg ACGGCCTGACcccggacgcgctcgtcgcgcagcttcgcgacgccggcgtgggGTACGTACTCCTCGCGGGCTACCTCCGCCTCATCCCGCCGCAGCTGTGCCGAGCGTACGAGGACAAGATGCTCAACATCCATCCCGCGCTGCTCCCCGCGTTCGGGGGCAAGGGCATGCACGGGCACCACGTGCACGAGGCCGTCGTGGCGTCCGGCGTGAGGTTCACCGGCCCGACGGTGCACTTCGTCAACGAGGAGTTCGACAAGGGTAAGATCGTCGCGCAGAGGCACGTGCGAGTGGCGCCGAGCGACACACCCGACGACGTAGCCGCGAACGTCTTGCGTCTGGAGCACGAGGTGTTTTCGCACGTGGTTtccgcgctggtggacggGCGGATACGGTTcagggacggggacggcgtgCCGGTCATCGTGGGTGAGGACGGGACGGAGGAGTGA
- a CDS encoding predicted protein — protein sequence MSRRRKHVRNLVDEALPELTEGDEVCRVTELRGGNQVEVEKADGASTLIRIPAKFSKVLWVRKGTHVLAHIEPNLPDDVKVTGELLRVLYKAQIREMRKDGTWPRAFDDLNDDAMDDDVADGGGAHGVDVQRGALEGLSIGADGSGGGDDWSDDDDDDLPPLAENRNRRPLRREVQSSSESEDGEENTEGDDSSDEE from the exons ATGAGCCGGCGTCGCAAGCACGTGCGCAacctcgtggacgaggcgctgcccgagctcaccgagggcgacgaggtctGCAGGGTGACCGAGCTGCGGGGCGGCAACCAGGTCGAG gtcgagaaggcggacggcgcgtcgacgcttATTCGCATCCCCGCCAAGTTCTCGAAGGTGCTGTGGGTGCGCAAGGGCACGCACGTCCTCGCGCACATCGAGCCGAACCTCCCGGACGACGTCAAGGTGACGGGGGAGTTGCTCAGGGTGTTGTACAAGGCTCAGATCCGAGAGATGAGGAAGGACGGGACGTGGCCGCGAGCGTTCGACGATTtaaacgacgacgcgatggacgacgacgtcgcggacggcgggggggCGCACGGGGTGGACGTCCAGCGGGGAGCGTTGGAGGGGCTGTCCATCGGGGCCGAtgggagcggcgggggggacgattggagcgacgacgacgacgacgatttgccgccgctcgccgagaACCGGAATAGGAGGCCGCTCCGAAGGGAGGTACAGTCCAGCTCCGAGagcgaggacggggaggagaaCACAGAGGGCGACGACAGCTCCGACGAGGAGTGA
- a CDS encoding predicted protein, which translates to MKVVVVGDGAVGKTSMLLCYTTNTFPTDYMATVFDNYAVNVPYGGKVVSLGLWDTAGQEEYAQYRPLSYDKADGFILAFDLTSRPSMENVSKRWIKELRAKAPGAPVVLVGTKLDLRMGGSAHQGHGSACVAAREGEALGKRIGAECYVECSALTQDNLGAVFDAAVDACMRRRDATKKRNESNGGGARGRSGCCAVS; encoded by the coding sequence ATgaaggtcgtcgtcgtgggcgacggcgccgtgggcAAGACCTCCATGCTCCTCTGCTACACCACGAACACGTTTCCCACCGACTACATGGCCACGGTGTTCGACAACTACGCGGTGAATGTCCCTTACGGCGGCAAAGTGGTCAGCCTCGGGCTCTGGGACACCGCGGGTCAGGAGGAGTACGCCCAGTACCGCCCCCTGTCCTACGACAAGGCGGACGGGTTCATACTAGCGTTCGACCtgacgtcgaggccgagcATGGAGAACGTCAGCAAACGGTGGATCAAGGAGCTTCGCGCCAAGGCGCCGGGAGCGCCAGTCGTCTTGGTGGGCACCAAGCTGGATCTGCGCATGGGTGGATCTGCGCACCAAGGACACGGAtcggcgtgcgtcgcggcgagggagggggAGGCGCTGGGGAAACGGATCGGCGCGGAGTGTTACGTGGAGTGCAGCGCGCTGACGCAGGAtaacctcggcgcggtcttcgacgccgcggtggacgcgtgcaTGAGAcggcgggacgcgacgaagaagaggaACGAATCGAATGGCGGGGGAGCGCGTGGCCGATCGGGTTGCTGCGCCGTCTCGtga
- a CDS encoding predicted protein → MMAGFRLWQNFQTVIHRIYPKFRGPLASLTHQPARSFSAACGPHSWLTLSLGTRVLRGFISGEFRRRIVTSLTHFTSHTARLLPE, encoded by the coding sequence ATGATGGCGGGATTTCGATTGTGGCAAAATTTCCAAACTGTCATTCATAGGATTTATCCGAAATTTCGTGGACCACTTGCCAGCCTCACACATCAGCCGGCTCGTTCGTTCTCGGCCGCATGTGGCCCGCATTCGTGGCTCACCCTGTCACTTGGCACTCGGGTTTTGCGTGGGTTTATCAGTGGAGAGTTTCGGCGCCGGATTGTCACTTCATTGACGCACTTCACGTCCCACACCGCGCGGTTACTCCCCGAGTAG
- the RAD gene encoding rad21-like protein (Conserved region of Rad21 / Rec8 like protein This family represents a conserved region found in eukaryotic cohesins of the Rad21, Rec8 and Scc1 families), which translates to MFYSQYILAKRGPLGTIWIAAHLDRRLRKQQITETDIAEAVQSIINPDAPLALRLSGQLMLGVVRIYSRKVNYLFQDCSEAMVRIKSAFTKADAVDLPEGQETAPLGLITLPENYDDLEVFFDPAAAASFGHIVTEEGYMQMSTSVSKERRGAADASTANKEDITLDDDEYEEWDNNFAYDDRIDGDFDATNDPGFSDDEDGDGTRYAPASGGFRTPGTDFNDPKVTDPNARVEPEIEDYDVVDPDDATGKEGVPVFDDTDERLPGGDGGEEVAPLPLEDDLEDADGVRGTLPSEQFKTPGAGGAKGAEGGAEGGAEGGADGEGGPGTPPASEPTTTPGIVAVEWGKAHQRNKNVEGKARRAAAPRRKAKSKPIIDEVTMLTNEQIKAQLADTSDIVCKRGPGAVYKMADPGRDDDVPFGAPEYEDENGKMVMYWREGSGGRRSRPPPKNPHEVHGIFWGTEYRVDPLFGGRISEKLWNIRRKCVEHLWKTAGEKWGAGYAAFQLDKRGRGMSKVQWEDGAVPEARRFKPRPRPTDRAEGAEGAEGADGAAMYDDIPPPMMDDGGGSEFGGGGGDDDGYESRGAPSEGIGGGGGLASEPATPANAPKGDADWSTHTKRMLARLRPKLLEKPKGRGKSKTAPVVKMSEMTKIRGDDNVEKECSRAEAARLFYQVLVLKTHGFVDVNQRESYGDVDVTAGPKIREDSAELSDMTE; encoded by the exons ATGTTCTACTCGCAGTACATCCTCGCCAAGCGCGGCCCGCTGGGCACGATCTggatcgccgcgcacctggACAGGAGGCTGCGGAAGCAGCAGATCACCGAGACGGACATCGCGGAGGCAGTCC AGTCCATCAtcaaccccgacgcgcccctgGCGCTGCGCCTCTCCGGCCAGCTcatgctcggcgtcgtccgcatCTACAGCCGCAAGGTCAACTACCTCTTCCAAGATTGCTCCGAGGCGATGGTGAGGATCAAGTCCGCGTTTACCAAGGCTGACGCTGTGGACCTTCCGGAGGGGCAGGAGACGGCGCCGCTGGGGCTCATCACCCTCCCGGAGAACtacgacgacctcgaggtCTTCTtcgaccccgcggcggcggcgtcgttcggcCACATCGTCACCGAGGAGGGGTACATGCAGATGTCGACGTCGGTGTCCAAGGAGAgacggggcgccgccgacgcgtccacggcgaacAAGGAAGACATCACCCTGGATgacgacgagtacgaggAGTGGGATAACAACTTCGCGTACGACGATCGCATAGACGGGGActtcgacgcgacgaacgaccCGGGtttctccgacgacgaggacggggacgggacgcGATACGCGCCCGCTTCCGGAGGGTTCCGGACGCCCGGAACTGACTTCAACGACCCGAAGGTGACCGACCCGAACGCTCGCGTGGAACCCGAGATTGAGGACTACGACGTGGTCGatcccgacgacgcgacggggaaAGAGGGAGTGCCGGTGTTCGACGATACAGACGAGCGACTtccggggggcgacggcggcgaggaggtggcgccgCTGCCGCTGGAGGACGAcctggaggacgcggacggggtgCGGGGCACGCTTCCGTCGGAACAGTTCAAGACGCCCGGAGCCGGAGGGGCGAAGGGTGCCGAAGGGGGTGCCGAAGGGGGTGCCgaagggggtgccgacggcgagggcgggccggggacgccgcccgcgtcggagcCCACCACCACCCCGggcatcgtcgcggtggagtGGGGCAAGGCGCATCAGCGCAACAAAAACGTCGAGGGcaaggcgcggcgcgccgcggctccgcgTCGCAAGGCCAAGTCCAAGCCGATCATCGACGAGGTCACCATGCTGACGAACGAACAGATCAAGGCGCAACTCGCGGATACCTCCGACATCGTGTGCAAGCGAGGCCCGGGCGCGGTGTACAAGATGGCGGatcccgggcgcgacgacgacgtgcccTTCGGTGCGCCGGAGTACGAGGACGAGAACGGGAAGATGGTGATGTACTGGCGGGAGGGGTCCGGcgggcgccggtcgcggccgccgccgaagaaccCGCACGAGGTGCACGGGATCTTCTGGGGCACCGAGTACCGCGTCGATCCCTTATTCGGGGGAAGAATCTCCGAGAAGCTCTGGAACATCCGCCGAAAGTGCGTGGAACACCTGTGGAAAACCGCGGGCGAGAAGTGGGGCGCCGGATACGCCGCGTTTCAGCTCGATAAGCGCGGCCGGGGCATGTCCAAGGTGCAGTGGGAGGACGGAGCCGTTCCCGAGGCTCGAAGGTTCAAGCCGCGACCCAGACCGACGgatcgcgccgagggcgccgagggtgccgagggtgccgacggcgcggcgatgtacGACGACATACCTCCCCCGATgatggacgacggcggtgggtccgagtttggcggcggcggcggcgacgacgacggctacgaatcgcgaggcgcgccgtcTGAggggatcggcggcggcggcggcttggcctccgagccggcgacgcccgccaaCGCGCCCAAGGGGGACGCCGACTGGTCGACGCACACCAAGCGAATGCTCGCGCGACTGAGGCCCAAACTCTTGGAGAAGCCGAAGGGGAGGGGGAAGAGTaagacggcgccggtggtgaAGATGTCGGAGATGACCAAgattcgcggcgacgacaacGTCGAGAAGGAGTGCtcgagggcggaggcggctcgATTGTTTTACCAGGTTCTGGTGCTCAAGACGCACGGCTTCGTGGATGTGAACCAGCGGGAGTCATacggggacgtcgacgtcaccgcggggcCGAAGATCCGCGAGGACTCCGCGGAGCTCAGCGACATGACCGAGTGA